The window TAATTATGTTGTACCTAACTATTATTTAAGAATAGTGCATTAGGTTCTTTACCGTGATGAACGCATAAATTATATTGTGAAATAGCTTCAACtttcaatatttgttttcttTAGTTCAACATCTGCACACGGGGTGCCTCAAAGATATTGAGATGCAAAGTTATTTAATTTTCTTATAATCCATTTTATGCCAATAaacttgaattttttttcttcaaaatttctAATAGAAATGAAAAACTAACAAAAATATACTAATAGTAAAAATGGGGCTCTATAAGTCAATAGCAATCAACTTACGGTAAAAAAGAAAAGTTgccattcccttttttttttagcaaCAATTTGAATCTTTTCAAGCTAACACATAATATATTACTGTAAGTAAAAGTGGGACTCTCATAATTATGAGTCCTAAGGTATATGCCTTAGTGGCCTTAGGGTAGAGGCGTCCTGTCCGCGCAGTATGAGGATGCTTATAGTATATATAAAAGCATGAACTTTAGCTTCATTCTTGCGCCAAATATCTCTATAAAAATATGTCATTTGTCAATTTATGAAAATTTCTAGACAACTCTGTTAATGAAAGACTCCTATTTTTTCTTAATATAAATTAGATTTGCAAAAACTCCTGCAGAGAATGTGAAAGAACATAATTTTCACATTTAGCTTAAAAtaagataataatttttttttgtaacacCTTCCGCGCATCGCGCGGATACTATACTAATATAAATAAAAGAGAGACATTGGCCCCGTGATGTGGCGCTCTTCCAAGGCAGAATACTTATTTATCTTTATTCTCCTGTTTTTGGCTTTTTTCCTCCTTTTGTACAAATTTATGCTACATTATATGTTAAAAAATCCAAAAAGTCACCTCATTTAAGAAAGGGTGTAACTTTCCGTTTTTATCATGTCAAGGTTACCTACCCAACAATTGTAACGTTTGTAACTACGGGTCTCTTCTAGCAGGCCCTTTTAATGTTCTTGTGTCCTGTCTCTGCTTTTTCCCGTGTTTTGCTCCAAGCATGTCTTTTCCATGGAAGAGTGAAGAAGACAATTGTATCTCAATTCGTGAAAGGATATCATATTCGTTCTCAAAGCAGTGGTGGATTTCCTCTTATGGTGAAGACTGGTTCCCCAGTTCCCTTGTGGGGTCTCCTCTTTGCAGCAAAATTGACAAAGATTTTTTCCTTCTAAAATTGACAAAGATCATTTTCAAAGGACACAGGCTTTGCAGCATCTCTTCATCCTTGGAATGCTTAGCGACTTGCAAATTAAAGCCCTCATGATTCAGGCAGTCAGGCTTCAATGAGAATCTCCGTGGCGCCGAAAATTAATAGGTACCATGAAACCCAACAGACTTTTGGAGGTGTTCGAGATGCGATGaagttaaaaagaaaatagatCTTTTACATTATCAGTACTATAATTATATCTTATGTTATTTGTTACAATAATTTCTTAAGTTTCAATAAAATGCGATAACTGGATACTCGATATCTATAAATTGTGCTAACGTTATGCTCAATAAAGAACAACCGATTCTTTTGGATCATCTACATAAAAGTCATATTCTAATCATCCTTCCAAAATTATCATTCTTTCGGAAAAGTCGAGTCTATGTTTCACGTTGAATGTTAAATTAGCAAGTTGTTTTCTCTATTGTGTTTTGATTCATAGTTGTTTCTTAATTTATAGGCTTTTGAACGGTCTCCTACATGTTACAGGTCTGGTATACGTTAGTGCTGAGACaatatttaatttgaaggctCCATTTAGAAATAAAGAGAAAGAAACAGCATGCACATGGCTTCATCTCCCCGAAGCATTTCGTCGATAACTACAAGTTCAAGTCATCACATAACAATCCTTTTATGTTTCCAGTTTTCACTTGCCACAGTTAAAGAAGAGCTTTAACATATGTTTGAAATATATGTATTCTGTTGGGAATGGACAATGGTTCTCGAAAATTTCATATTTCTATCAGAAGATAGAGTAGAATTCTAATGTCGTCCAGTGCTTGACACAATGTTTGCAGTACAATCTCTGCCTAACCGCCCACCAGCGAAGGTAGCTTAAACGAAAAAAAAATGCTTGCAATAGGAATCTCAATTTTGTGGCCATAGAGGAGTTGATCGCGTTTTTCCAGCACTTACTTTCAACAAGTGCAGACATGATAAATAATTATTGCATATCATGTCATTTGTGaatttttgttatgtttatttaGTGTTGTATTTACATTAATAGCTTTTTATAGAACTGCTTATTCTAATTTAATACATGTAAGGTGTGGTGAAtccttttttaaataaaaaagacaGAAGGATACGAGAAAAAATATGAAACACAAAATGTTCTACTTGTCATAACAAAGATTAAAAAAAGGAACACCTGCAAAGTAACAATTCGTGATTTCAGCCATACCTAATATCGAgatcgagagagagagagaattcaaTGAGAccaagggtgtgttcggtatggaggaaaacgtttttcgaaaaatgtttttcaattttttcatgttcgtttggtcaaaaattttgaaaaacattttctttaagaaaacaagttcctcaaaaatggggaaaatgacttccctaataaaagtagggaaaacaaatcTATAAGTACATTCCACCAACCACCCAGCCCACCCCCaactacccccacccccacccccaccccatccTTACGCCACCCATCCCTGCCCCACCCCCaaccccctcccaaaaaaaaaaattgttttgacaaaaaggttttgatttttttttttgcaccaccccaccccacccccctcccaaaaaaaaatttgttttgaaaaaaaagttttaaatttttattttttattttttgcactaccccaccccacccctgcccCACCCCCACAACCCTCCCCCCAAATTTTGTTTTGagaaaaaagttttgattttttttttgttttttgcaccaccccaccccctcccaaaaaaaataattttgtttggaaaaaaaagttttgaattttttttttttgattttttgccccacccccaccccaccactccctccaaaaaaaattaatggtgggggggtgggtggttgtgggggttggtgtggtatgggttcATACCGGAGGAGGGCGGGGAAGGGAATGTGGTGGTTtagaaaatccagaaaaaaattaaatacttCGAAAAAAAATATAAGGGGTGGGGGGTGGGCGTGGGGATGGGGTTTGGGTGGAGTTATAACTCGTAAGGAGTCTCCTCTAACAAACTCGGCTAAACGTATGTATAGTACAATCCCCGTAGAAGATGAACTATTTTCTatcttaattaaatatttttttgaagaaaaagaaTCTATACGCCTAACTCTACTTTTAGTAGCTATTAAAAAATGGGCCTCCAAAATTTAGAGGCCTAAATTACTTGCCTTAGTGGGGCAATTCAcgggaatgcccttattttgggttggtctttaatttttgtcccttaaattggtagtctttaatatttgcacttagcctaataccatgaggtttggggtttgaACCCCAggtcagtcaaaaaaaaaatcgcaaggcagagtttataGCAAGTTACGCCTATTCGGGTCAAAGTTAGATCTCATGCAAAGTTTCAAACTCTACCTGCAGGTAAAGTATGCATTCAAAATTTTGCCTGAGgcatgcaaaattctgccttgtgaaTGTCAACTTgtgccttgcgaatttttattttttttaatttttgactaagCAAGGGTTCAAACCCGGAATCAAGAGGCttctagcgaagggcaaaacttaaagaccaccgatttaaggggcaaaacttaaagactagtgcttttgaagggcaatccccATAAAAAAAATGGCCTTAGTGTCCTGTGTACTGAGCCAGCCCGGGTTTGAACCCATTCACTCAAACTTTGGTGGGTAGAATAACATTTAACAACTTTACGTGAAGATTTACACATTCTTAAAATCCACAAGTTGTTACTCTTGTACCTCAATCTCGCATTGCAATAGTCTCATGTGCTGACTTCCTAATAGATGATTCATGAATTCAACAAGCTAAATATTCTTAAAATATGTTTACGGGAACGCTTCATGCCTTCAGGCTTCAAGCATGCTGATCGCTTTAAAAAAAGAAAGTTCTTGTCTCATCATTGGCTTAAAGAGGAATAGGATCAACAAAAATGAACTCAGCCTGCCAGGTGGCAGCACCTTATCTTAGCTTTATAATATAACTTGCACTAGGAATTTTGAATTTTGAAGCACTATATACATATCCCGCTTCACATGCATTTCTTCATCAATGCTTCTTGCAAGAAACTAGTCCTTTGCTCCTGGTTCCTCCTTTTTCATCTTAAATATAACTGATTGGAGGATATATAACTACTATTGGGTTAGGGTCAGGTAATCTGCATCCTGAGGTTTAGATCAGTTCAATTTTTAATTGCAATTCTAGTCCTTGGGATGTAGATTACCTATTCCTTACTGCCAATATATACAATACTTTTCCGCAAGAGTGGCTCAGTTGATTGAGCatgggctttcataatggaggtctcaggttcggaACCCCTTGCCTACATCAGCAGAGGattttgccttctgggtcgaactcgtcgcacggggcttgcctagtgcgggttatctcctATGTGATTTGCGAGCTATTGTACAGGAGTTGAGTTtacctgtgcgcacccgaagggtagaaGGATAGCGGCTGCgagttcccatgtcatcaaaacagAAAAAGTTACGTAATGACTACAAGGTAAACACCGGCATTCATTGAAGCACTATTAGCGTTTTCCTTTTTCCAATAAAACCTATTGGTTTTGAGTTGTGTATAGAATAGGATGCCATATCACAGTTCCAAGAAATTCAAAATCTAGAATGAGATGGTCATAATCATCGAGCAAAGCAATATACTGTATTCTGTATATACTGGTCCAAGGAATTcaaattcttgaaaattttgaagaaaaaGGAATTTTAATTACAGTAATATATAGCTTTCAAACCATATAAAAGAACTTTTCACTTTCTATAAATTAGTGAAAAGAATAACTGTACAGATAAAGAACTTTACAGAATAAGTTGTGATATGTAGTCAATCGTCATTATATATTAACAGCTTTCTCTCACTCGGTCTATCGCCTTCACGAGGAGCAGTGTTGATCGTCACACTTGAGCAGAGTCATGATCCTCAACCTTGAAACACTTCGCCTGTTATTGAGAACATCAATGTAACTTCCAAGCCGACAACGATCGGAGTTTGTCAGTGAGAATGGGGGGTTTAGAATGAGTGATGGTGCTTCCACTTGAAGGAACTTTAACAAGCACACTGCTTTTGAATAGAACACCACTGCATTTTCAGTCCGGCTCATGTACTCGTCAACCTACCACATAATTCAATATCTAATAAATCCTTTAGATTGAATCTTAAGAGTCtaaagattttttatttttttttaaatcttaagagtctaaaagtttttttttttcaccctAATGTTACATGGCGACAATTGTATATTGTAGCTAGTGGAAATTAGTTCCACCAGCGACTAGCAAGAGTAATATAAATACTTACTGCCCCCTTTCTGCCGAGATCAAGAGCAGATTGAAATATTATCTCCATTGCATCTGGCACCTCTGTATTTCCTAGAAACAAGTAACAAACAGACCTAAACGTCTCATCTTATTTGCTACGACCATAAAAAGTAGGTCTATGAATCAATTTCAAGCAAAAAACTTAAAACATTACCAAAACGAGGAACGCCTGATGTAAAACATTTGATGCACGTACACATAATACAAGCAATAGCTACACAAGAGTTGGTAATTCTATATCTCCAGATCCTTCTCAGAAACCATCCAGATCGCTagcatatttttttaattaacaatGGGATTAAAGCTAAGCTAGGCATataagagagagggaggaaatagAAACAAAGGACAAACCAAAAGCACACTAACCTGGAATAGTGTCACAAATAAAGCACAAAGAGGTCAAATAAAACAGGGTGGCAAGCAGCACAAGTTTCAATACTTTTGTTGACATGGACACAAGTTTCAGTACTTATTCATACCAGGCACCTTTTTCTTTCAATAAGTCCAAATACTTACCTGGCTCTATATGTTTGGCGAGTTCCTCTGCCTTCCCGACTTCATTCAGAAATGCTCTTTGAATATGAGTTAACACATTCTCTAGCCGCAAAATGCTACAAGTGTCCTCTTTAATGTTGAGACTTACTCGACTGTCCCTTAAAATCTCCCTCAATTTGGTAGTTTTTTGGTTTGGACTTCCTTGAATTGCGGATGCCGCTTGCGTATTACAAATATGCAAGGCTTGTTTCCATATTGCAAGCATGACAAGCTCAATTGAAAATGCTTCCAGATGCCTACCTGCGGCAATCTATAGACAGAGCAGAGAAGTATTAGTGAGCAAACATCAGTAATGATCCAATATTAGCTTAGAAGCAGAATTGTCTGCCAAGCCAAAAAGAATCATGCGGTGGCAGTACTTCCAGAACATAGTAGCTAGAGAACACTGAAAAGTTAAATGCGTCTATTAACGCAAAAATAATTTCTAAAGAGTAGGCAGATACAAATGCAAAGATATCACCAGCATTCAAACATTTAGCACCACCTGATATTAACAAAGTTTGCGCATATTCAAGAGAAATCAACCTGATTGCTATAGTTGTAAACAAACAAGGAGTTTCGACTCAGCTAAAGTTTTCACCAGAAGacttgatttattgattgaatCCAATCAGAAATCACagctctttatttttattttcttcttttttctctatAAGGCAAGTTTGTTAGAATTGGCTGGCTAATATGGAGCAGCCCTATGGGAGTGCTACACAATACGAAGATAACCTATAAAGTGAAAAACATGTTTCATAGAACATTTATGGACACAGTCATGTTATGTGCGGGTAAAGGCTGTGCCTTTAATGCCCTTCCAACAAGAAAAGGTATAAATATGGGAACTTCTCTGCCATTTGGAGAAGAAGGTCGTCTCAGAAAACCTATAATCTCTCGAATGATTTAAAGAACAAAACACAATTCCAGACACCAACTAGATGTGATTCGGCTTATATCTTATCATTACACTTACACCAAGTCCGGTGTCATCAAAACTTGTATATCTTGGGATAAGTGCAAGATATAGAGAACATCTAGTTTTGGACAAACCCTACTTTAAAAGATGAATTATATAGTGTTAGAATATAATAGGAAAGAATAGAGTAGAACGGATACTACAGATTCATTAGCCGACCCAATTAGTTTGGGATTGAGGGCAGTTGGTTGATGATCTCATGTATCATGTATGTGATGTTTGGTTTACTTTACCCAGAAAGATAAATAAATGAAGCTTAGATCATAAATTACAAATCACAATAGAACGTGATACCATGTGAATGACCAGGTCCACCAGGAAAAAAGCTTCGTTTTGCTTATCCAATTCTTTTAAAGGTTTTCAGGAATTAAAAAGTTGACTGTATGTAAAGATGCAACATAGTTCAGAAACAACTCAAGTTTGTACCTATGCACCTTCTACTCACATTTGTCACAACAGAGATTTTTTCAACTGACACACAAAAAATGATTTCAAACTTAAGATACTGAACACAATGCACAGCTACAAATATGTTTAGCCCAATTTCTCGGAATAAACAGCAAGAAAAGTGAAACGAAGGTCTGTCTTCACCTAGATGAAGATGTTCATACTTCTACCTTTATCATTGATAAACGACTAGGACAATTACATCTTCACCATGCCTAGGTAACTTCGAAATATACTTTTGAAGTACACAGATGAAAAAGTTGATAAACTTGGATGATTCCAGCTTGAGCAAAGATGTTAGACTCCAACCTTGGATGCACTAAATCAATGCTAAACAAGAGTGGCAAGGCTGCCAGAGAACTGTATTGTTCTCAAAGTGAAGCGTATGAGGAAAAAAAGATGACTAAACTGTTCTCCCTCCACCTCTGCATGCTAAGAACCACCTAACATATTCAGATATAGCActtccaatatttttatagggGAAATGTCTTCAATGTGAGTTACCTTCTCATTTACCAACTCTGTGATAGCAGAAGCAGAATGTTGCAGAGACTCAACTCTGGCTATGCCATCAGTTGGATGCTCCAGAGGGTCTACAATATCAGTGGATCCTTGTGAAGCTCCTGGAGCAGAAGAGGGACTTTCCAACCTTAGTAGAGGACCTATGCTATTAGTTACAGGACCAACAATAATTACCAGCTCACCTAATGTGGAGTCTATGTCCCGAGAGGCTTGCAGGGAACAACTTGATCTAAATGGTGCATTGCTAAGCCTAGAAGCACCTGCTGAAGAAGATGAGTCCATGAGAGACCAAGATACAAGGACGTATTCCTGCTCAATCAACTCGAATGAATCCGCCACTGTTGAATCAGTCAATCAGGTGAATACCACATCAGCATATTTGTATCTGACCAAACTAATTATAGGATAAGCAAAAGGAATTAAAAGAAAATTGGGAACATTATTGCAAAGAGCGCCTCCTGGACATAGTCTATGGTCCATCAAACTAGATTCCTTCAGCTTGCCTTCAGAATGTCGGGGCTGGCCAGGACTAGAACCAATAATACCTGATTTCTGTATGATGTTGCTGCAATTCAAAGGAGGACCGATTTTGTTTGGAGCACTGGAAACTTCTTTCCTGTCATCTTTTGCATCATGAGAAAATCCACTGGAAGATCTCTGTGATATCCCAGCAAAAGGAGGACCACCATCAGGACTGCTGGAATCATTATCTGGACTAAATGGTAAACCATCTTCCTGAAAAGTTTCCTCAGTGCTCCTTAGAGGATTGGGTTCTGTCAGAGAAAACCCATCTATTACCCTTTGCGGTCTCTGATTCCTGTGTACCATGTCCAACACGTAAAGACCGTGCCTTGAAATGCGTATGTCATACCAAGTATTTAATTCATCAACTAGCTTACCAAGACAACTCATCAGGCTGCTTCTGTGCAAGAAATGGGTGGTCAAAGAACTGTTCAAATGTCAACCGCTCCACTGTGTGTTCAGATACGCAGAAACAGAAAATTTCGAACTTTTCATTAGAAAATGCCATGTAATGTTTACTCTGACTTAAATCTTATGGCCTTCTCAACGGCCAAAGCATGTAGAAAACTATGACCTAAGTACAGAAGTCTAAGTGTATGATGGATTTTAAACTGCTGAAGTCCTGACAACACAAAAATGAAGTATTTAAACTGTTGAAACCCGGACAACATAACTGAAGTACCTGGATTATGGCGCAATAATTTCCGACACAGATCTATGCAATGAGAACTTAAATTCTTGGCATCCAGAGGAAACTGCAATTTAGTGGACTTCACTATGTTTTGTAGCAACTACAGGAAAAATGGAGGGAAATTTTAGAAAAGGGCTGCAAGGCAGTTGAATCTAACGGGTCAATCTGAAACTGAAAGAACCAATAAGGTAAGTTACTACGCATAGCTGAAAAAGGTATTACACCTGTATTTGATTGTTTCCAGTAAATGGGGTTTTGCCAGTAACAAGCTGAAAGAGAATGGCACCAACACTCCAGAGATCTGCCTGCATTTGGAGCCAAAAGTTAATCGGTTTCCAAAAGAGAATAGCCTATGGTTGGTGTTCGTTCAAAGAGAATACCACCTTCGCATCATACTTTTGAAGTAGCATTATTTCAGGAGCCATGTACAACGGCGACCCACATAGAGTTTCTGCAAGCAACCAAGGCTGCAAAGATCTGACGAGAGAGAATAGTACTTTGAGTCATTGACGAAATAATATCTAGTAAATACGTTTTCTGAAAAGAGGTGAAACGTTAAATGAAAGACCTCTAGGAAGGGGAGCTTTAGGAGAACAGAcgtttccaacaattaccacaGATTTACCTTGCAAACCCAAAATCAGCAATCTTCAAGGTGGAGTTGTCATCAGTTGCAGACAATAGAAGATTCTGTTGGATCAAGGCAAAGGACACAAGTCAATGAGTTGACAGTTCCAACAAAATACCACTCAAATTCTCAAAAAGTTTCCGGAATAGTTCTTATTTCCCAAAGAAAGAATTACTACCAACGACATTATTCACTCgtagaaaaacacatattcagcTTCCTTCCCTCAACTAAGGTGTACCAAATAGAAGATAAAAATACTAACATATGCGTTTACAGACAGTTATCTCCTTGAATGCCTTCCTTGTCCTTTGTTATTTAGTTTGAGTAACGAGTTAATTATAAGAAACCTATATTAGAGAAATGTGATTTGCTATTCAGGAATAAAGCAACTGCATGCCTCGATCACCTTTATCTGTATGTCATGCCAAGTATTTCCTACAGTTCAgtcattatatattttttttcaaatccTTAGCTACTATGAGCTGGTTATGCATAGAGAAAAGCTCCAATGATAGATATATGCTCATGACTTCAAAAAGGAAACTTCTGGAAAAGAACATGGATCTCAGCACCTAAATGCTCCTGCTTAGGCAAAAAACAACTAAATTCATATGTTCAACTTTGTAAATTGGCTTAACTACTGAAGTAAATTAAATTTGGAGCGTAGCACTGGAAGGAAATCAAACCTGAGGTTTTAGGTCCCTATGGATTAGATTGTTTTCGCGAAGGATTTTTAGACCTGATGCTGTGGCacatatatgaatatgaatattacCATGCGGAATTCATCTAGAAAAGAATATTCAGTCTAAAAGTGAAAAGAGgaaaataggaaaaagaaaaatagaagcTTTAAACGAACCTAGCTGCTGCATGAAATGTTTTGCAGTTGCTTCTGGGATTCTCCATTGGCGTCGTTGTATGTACATTGAAAGATCACCTCCTTTGCAGTACTCCAAAACAATATATATCTTTCCCGGCTCCTACAACTCATGCACATGATGGTTCTTTTAGAGCAAAATCAAAAGAACAGATATGAAGGTCAAGGTCCAAATAAATATTCTGTTTCTCTTTTAAGCGATTATCAAATCAGTCAGACAATGCAACTCCAAATTGCAGATATACAGTGCCAAATTTACACTAAAATGTAGAAACACTGTACCATCCATACATAGCTAGGGATAACCGCTGAATTTTACCATTATCTagagtttaaaaagaaaaagagcaCAGCAGTTCAAGTTTCCATTGAACTTCAAGAAGGCAAAGCTGCTCTTTACACTAGAGTTAAATCTCCCTATAATCAATCCTCATAATTACATATTACTAATAGCCTCTTTGGCCAAGCTTCTAGGACACCAAAAGTGCTTTTGAGTAGTAGCAGAAGAAACTGTTGctacaaaagtattttttttcccccaaaagtaccTTTCTAACCTCGGCAAACACAAATTGTTGTTCTAATATTGGCAAACGtgatttttcaaattaattagccaaatacaaaaaaacacttttcaaaataaatagattttgaagGTTTGACCAGATAGGCTATACATTAGTACTACTCCCTCCGCTTaaatttgtttgtcttattttcctttttcgTCCGTTCAAAAACAATAATACCTCTTTCCCTTTTTtacaactctttaatttcaacttttcacataacatatttaagaccacaaaattaaagtgtattttggtacattctgcatatcaaacaacaacaacatacccagtatattccCACATGGTGGAGtccggggagggtagagtgtacgctgaccttacccctacctaCCTCAGGAGGTAGGAAGGCTGCCTCCgctagaccctcggctcaagaaaaggtgacaagacaataataataataggcAGTAATAGCAACAAAGATAAATGAcgttaaagaaagaaagaaacataCAGGCAACCTATATgagagatttaaaaaaaaaaggggggatggggggggggggggggggggagtgaacAAAACATTCTGCATATCATTAatttaaaaatgtttttttttttactttcttaaactccgtgtcaaatcaaaacaaaataaGGAAGTATTTGTTTACAATTTCGGCAGCCACTATAGTTTGCAACAGCAAAATGCGAATTTGTACAAAAGTATGGAATATTAATTATTCTAAGATTTATTCAACCATACATATAGTTCACACATTGAAATTGAATTTAAGTTGAGTAGTGGAACCTCACCTCAATCATATCATGCAAGCGAATAATATTAGGATGACTAATCCTCTGTAAAATAACAATTTCAGATTTAAGACTCTCCTTAAGTTTACTATTAAGCCGATCAGTAACAATCTCCTTGATCGCCACTTGTGTACCATCGACCACGTGGCACGCTTTCCACACCGTTGAAAAAGAACCCGAGCCGATTTGCTTCTCAATCAAATAATTACCAACCACAAATTTAGCCATCCTAGCAAAAAATTCCAAACCTTAACAATTTTAAGTAGTCAAGATTGTGCTAATTGCAGAATTAAGGAAATtcaggttgtttttttttttttctttgttgaatTTTGGTACGGTGGTGTACGGATATGGATTATGGAGATGATAATTTAGATTGTTAGTGAGGAAAGTATGGTGATGGGGACTGAATCTTAAAGATAATATAGAGATTGGAGAGAGATATCAAATGTACTTCATCTTATTTTATGATTCAGTTTCTGTGTTGGATTTTGGAAGTTTGATGTTCCACTTTTTTGGATGGTTGTTAGGCCCCGTTTGGACTTGGTTTCATATTTGAACAtgtaatttaaatattttaagttgtattgtCTCTGATAGATATAAAAATCTCAAAAATTGTGAAAATTattaaaacattctcaattcttatacaatcttaccaaatgagcaagtcatagttcataacaaaattaatacgctactagaagatctttctaaaaaatacaacatcaattaatcaaactttagttcaataaaaacgaaaatttaacatgaataataatgtaactgctctttaatataattctcccacataaattaaaagttggtagacataaataaagattggtggaagttaatgagattgataAATATTGATGGGGTAAtcgttaaaaatatctaccaatttatgggtcttttttacaaaatataaacttatgggttaaattttatatttaaaaaaattgaaaccatgAGTAAAAaagcatgtccaaacgctggtttgGGGCCATGGTTAGAAAACGCatgaccaaacgcctacttagtaggcgtttggccatcaattttcaAACCATGGCGTTTGGTCATCAATTTTcagtcatggtttgaaaccatggtttgaacccaaatcatccaaaaagcgtggtttggggtttgaaactatgtaaatacaaaatttaacccataagttaatattttgtaaaaaaaaaagacccataagttggtaaatatttttaacaattaccccatcaatcatttaccaatctcattaacttccaccaatcTTTATTTATGtttaccaacctttaatttatgtgggaagattatattaaatagtagttacattactattcatgttaaattttcgattttattgaagtaaagttggattaattgatgttgtattttttagaaaagtcttctagtagtgtactaattttgttataaactatgatttgctcattttgtaagattgtataagaattgagaatgttttgctagttttcacaatttatggggtttttatatct is drawn from Lycium barbarum isolate Lr01 chromosome 8, ASM1917538v2, whole genome shotgun sequence and contains these coding sequences:
- the LOC132607030 gene encoding serine/threonine-protein kinase ATG1c-like isoform X2 codes for the protein MYIQRRQWRIPEATAKHFMQQLASGLKILRENNLIHRDLKPQNLLLSATDDNSTLKIADFGFARSLQPWLLAETLCGSPLYMAPEIMLLQKYDAKADLWSVGAILFQLVTGKTPFTGNNQIQLLQNIVKSTKLQFPLDAKNLSSHCIDLCRKLLRHNPVERLTFEQFFDHPFLAQKQPDELSWNQRPQRVIDGFSLTEPNPLRSTEETFQEDGLPFSPDNDSSSPDGGPPFAGISQRSSSGFSHDAKDDRKEVSSAPNKIGPPLNCSNIIQKSVADSFELIEQEYVLVSWSLMDSSSSAGASRLSNAPFRSSCSLQASRDIDSTLGASQGSTDIVDPLEHPTDGIARVESLQHSASAITELVNEKIAAGRHLEAFSIELVMLAIWKQALHICNTQAASAIQGSPNQKTTKLREILRDSRVSLNIKEDTCSILRLENVLTHIQRAFLNEVGKAEELAKHIEPGNTEVPDAMEIIFQSALDLGRKGAVDEYMSRTENAVVFYSKAVCLLKFLQVEAPSLILNPPFSLTNSDRCRLGSYIDVLNNRRSVSRLRIMTLLKCDDQHCSS
- the LOC132607030 gene encoding serine/threonine-protein kinase ATG1c-like isoform X1, translating into MAKFVVGNYLIEKQIGSGSFSTVWKACHVVDGTQVAIKEIVTDRLNSKLKESLKSEIVILQRISHPNIIRLHDMIEEPGKIYIVLEYCKGGDLSMYIQRRQWRIPEATAKHFMQQLASGLKILRENNLIHRDLKPQNLLLSATDDNSTLKIADFGFARSLQPWLLAETLCGSPLYMAPEIMLLQKYDAKADLWSVGAILFQLVTGKTPFTGNNQIQLLQNIVKSTKLQFPLDAKNLSSHCIDLCRKLLRHNPVERLTFEQFFDHPFLAQKQPDELSWNQRPQRVIDGFSLTEPNPLRSTEETFQEDGLPFSPDNDSSSPDGGPPFAGISQRSSSGFSHDAKDDRKEVSSAPNKIGPPLNCSNIIQKSVADSFELIEQEYVLVSWSLMDSSSSAGASRLSNAPFRSSCSLQASRDIDSTLGASQGSTDIVDPLEHPTDGIARVESLQHSASAITELVNEKIAAGRHLEAFSIELVMLAIWKQALHICNTQAASAIQGSPNQKTTKLREILRDSRVSLNIKEDTCSILRLENVLTHIQRAFLNEVGKAEELAKHIEPGNTEVPDAMEIIFQSALDLGRKGAVDEYMSRTENAVVFYSKAVCLLKFLQVEAPSLILNPPFSLTNSDRCRLGSYIDVLNNRRSVSRLRIMTLLKCDDQHCSS